In Camelina sativa cultivar DH55 chromosome 13, Cs, whole genome shotgun sequence, the genomic window NNNNNNNNNNNNNNNNNNNNNNNNNNNNNNNNNNNNNNNNNNNNNNNNNNNNNNNNNNNNNNNNNNNNNNNNNNNNNNNNNNNNNNNNNNNNNNNNNNNNNNNNNNNNNNNNNNNNNNNNNNNNNNNNNNNNNNNNNNNNNNNNNTGATAGTCCGGAGCTAGACGTGTTGCGCAAAATGGACGATCTGGAAGCAAGAcatgaaaaagttaaaattgGTCAGAGGTGCCGAAGTCAATTAGAACGTActggaaatataaaatctaccaggattttcattccacactctccgatgGAAACCCAATGGATTAACGAGCGAGTACTGATCGACGCGGACATAAAAGTAGTGGTTCGCCCACTTCTTGAATTTGGAAACTCTTTGACCAGCAAGGAAATTGTGCGCCGGTCTCATATTCACTTCCCAGCGATGCGGACTCTTTGATGACTTGAAATTGGATAGTTGCTCAAAGCATTGAACTCCAATGTTAACTCCGACTTCGGCTGCTATGGTAAGGGCAGCCATAAAGTTACAAATGGCTCCACGGAAAAATTGGCAGATCGCTATCCTGCGTCTTTGGGCGTAGAGCGATATTAATGCTGGGATTGGGAATAAGAGGCGACATTCAGTAAAATAACCCTCGTACAAGCATATATACCCTTCCGGCGGGTTCCAGGGGCGCTGGTCGGCTCGAGGAATCAGAATTGTGACGTTGCTGTTAAATAGACCGCATGCGTTCAGCATGTCGTTCACGGTTTGATCGAACTCAAACTCTTATCGCCTCCAATTCGTCCTTTATGGTCTAACAAAGGATCGATGTCTTCGATCGAGATTCCTAAAGGTGCGAATCGGTCTTCTTCTTGCGACAACACATCTTGAGTCAGTTCGTCACTCCCGTCTTCATGACGAACTGTTAGAGGAGTCTGTGATGATGAAGTTCCAGCTGAGCAGCGAGTTAGAAGAGATGGGATTTCGGAGCCCGATCTACTGGATTCTCCGATCTGCGCGACGCGTCTGGAGGTGCGACGAATTAACTGGGATTCTCCAAGTTATGCTTTTATAACTTGGTTGGCGATGAAGAACAAGCTTTCAACTGGAGACAAGATGCAAACCTGGAACCAAAATGTCAATACAAGCTGCACTTTCTGCAACAACCCCATGGAAACAATCGATCACCTGTTTTTTCAATGTTCTTTTGCACAGACGGTATGGGAGAAGCTCACTAGAGGCCTGCTCTTGCACAAGTACACTGCAGAATGGCGAGACATCGCAACACTGATTGGTGGAAATGAACTTGATAAGAAGTCACGCTTCATCATCGGATACACATTTCAGAATACTCTGTATCTCCTCTGGAGAGAAAGGAATGATAGACGTCATGGCAACCAACCCTCGCCGGCGGAGAAGCTGGTCAAGCTCATAGACAAAAACGTTCGGAACGAAGAGGATACCACGATACAGATGTGAGTTTGTCAACagaaaatttgttatatatatagatatgattttGCATTGGCACAATATACTAAGTTGCATAAccaaaaaagattatatttgattatCTATCCTTTACGACAAAAGCCTTTTAAATTTCAAAGTGTTCGAatgcaagaaaatatttttatcatcCATTCGCAGTgttatatagataaatatttcGGGTTTACTATAAAAAGAATAGATCGTTGAACGCGGGCAATATATCGGTGTTTACTCTTTGTATGTAAGTGCCTCCTTTGGGTAAGTCTCTTTACTAAATGCCGAAGACCATTTTCAAAATTGCTGACAAGAGATATATCCGTAAACACCGAACATTTTCGTGTCCAGCTCCGGAAGGAGGAATTATGTCTGATGAAGTTGGGCCATCATTTGATCCCAAAAAATGTGCATCTTTAATTTGGGACTGCAAGGTTGCAATCTTCTCTTGCTCCGTCTGATACTTTTCGTCGCTCTCAAGAAACTTTTGCTTGTAAGTTTAACTTGAAGAACTTGCTCCAAGAAGTTATTGGGTTACTACTCTAACAATCATGACTATAAGTTTTCCAGGTAGAACGAATTATATAATTTGAGATTTGTAAGTCTTAACTGTTTTGCTAAGTTTGCATTGGATGTTGTCAAGATATGAACTGATTGTAAGAAAATTACGTTAATGCGAGAGTTTTGATCATATATAGAAGATAAGGACacatttttattctttatttggATAATAGCAAGTAGAAGGGGTAAACAATCTAGGGGTCAATGACCTTCTTCTACGTCACATAGAAATCCTGGAAATAGTAGATGCTAGCTTAAGACTCTAGCATTTTTTTGTCACATACAcgacaattattgaaaacagggaaaacaacaacacagtTCTTGGATATCCTTATTAGGCAGTTTCAACTGCATTGGATGAGTCCTTGGTACAGAACTCAGAACATGCCTCGGTGCAATGTACGACTGCTCCACTCACAATTTCACTTGCATCTATTTCACcgatacaaaattaaaattaattgatttttcacttgttctaataataataataataataataataataataataataataataataataataataatataataataacaataataataataacaataataataataataataataagttttcACGTTACCAAAGTTCTGGAGAGTGGTTAAGGTACCACACACAGAGGATGCACAACCCAACTTACAATATTCGTTGACAGCATCaccttaaataaattaataaaaaaaaagttcttgtaTCGTGAAAATCCTTGTCCAACATGTAAAAGATATAACTTaatgaaacaacaaagaaaaagttatgaaatTACCAGAGTTTTCAAGAATGTCATGTATATATGGCGGAGTAGTACATTTTGTCCCCTTAATAATTTTGCATCCACAAAGTTTTGCACAAGTTTCCCTACCAGTTCCAGGAAGACGGCATACATTGTAACAGTTTCTAGCAGTCGTGCTCGAGCAACAACTCTTTGCTTCGACTTGAATCTGCGCCAGGACAAGACTCATTACGAGCACACTTAGAATCAAAGTTTTGCCTTCCATCTTTCGATTGATCAGTTGTTTGATTGCAAAATGTATATGTGGAGAGTTATAAGCTTGTATTGATGAAATGGTGATGAGACAAGGCTCGTTTAAATACTAGTTGGTCTCATTTAGCAACCACAAACTTCGTATGATACACTTATCATCACATTCTCTGTAGACTTTGTGTGTACACGCTGCGT contains:
- the LOC104736284 gene encoding thionin-like, which produces MEGKTLILSVLVMSLVLAQIQVEAKSCCSSTTARNCYNVCRLPGTGRETCAKLCGCKIIKGTKCTTPPYIHDILENSGDAVNEYCKLGCASSVCGTLTTLQNFDASEIVSGAVVHCTEACSEFCTKDSSNAVETA